Proteins encoded by one window of Pseudonocardia alni:
- a CDS encoding ArsR/SmtB family transcription factor has translation MSSDPDASAGAVRDAGPAFDALADPVRRRILAVLSEHDEVSAGDLADHITSVGRTAVSTHLRVLRVAGLITERRSGRYRYYSIEPGGAAADVIALLRTLFQSSLGEVGSAVESRPATDREGATG, from the coding sequence ATGTCATCGGATCCTGACGCGTCGGCCGGGGCCGTCCGGGACGCCGGCCCCGCCTTCGACGCGCTCGCCGATCCCGTCCGCCGCCGCATCCTGGCCGTGCTCTCCGAGCACGACGAGGTCAGCGCGGGCGACCTGGCCGACCACATCACCTCGGTCGGCCGGACGGCCGTCTCCACCCATCTGCGGGTGCTCCGCGTCGCGGGGCTCATCACCGAGCGCCGTTCCGGCCGGTACCGCTACTACTCCATCGAGCCCGGTGGTGCGGCCGCCGACGTCATCGCGCTGCTGCGCACCCTGTTCCAGTCCTCGCTCGGCGAGGTGGGCTCCGCCGTGGAGAGCCGTCCCGCGACGGACCGGGAGGGCGCGACCGGATGA